The Cynocephalus volans isolate mCynVol1 chromosome 2, mCynVol1.pri, whole genome shotgun sequence genome window below encodes:
- the LOC134370664 gene encoding putative olfactory receptor 2W6, giving the protein MKVNHSSEEDFILAGFSEYPQAEFLLSLFVFGTYAVTLSGNTAIILVSLLDSQLRTPMYFFLRNLSFLDMCFITCIVPQMLTNVWGGSKKISYVGCMVQYSVALALGSTECVLLAVMAVDRYVAVCWPLRYATIMHQQICHLFAAISWFSGFANSLFQSSLAIVLPLCGHRWVDHFLCEVLVIIKLSCVDTGPIESKMFIARLIILVVPVSIILTSYACIARAVVKMRSAEGQQKAFGTCASHLMVVSLFYGTIMFMYLQPKSNYSQNQGKVLALFYTVVAPTLNPLIYTLRNKDVKRAIRKVIWRDSV; this is encoded by the coding sequence ATGAAAGTAAATCACAGTTCAGAGGAAGACTTCATCTTAGCTGGCTTCTCAGAATATCCCCAGGCAGAGTTCCTcctctctctgtttgtctttggGACCTATGCCGTGACACTCTCAGGTAACACAGCCATCATCTTGGTCTCCCTCCTGGACAGCCAGCTCCGTACCCCAATGTACTTCTTCCTTCGAAACCTCTCATTTCTGGACATGTGTTTCATTACCTGCATTGTCCCTCAGATGTTGACAAATGTCTGGGGAGGTAGTAAGAAGATAAGCTATGTGGGCTGCATGGTTCAGTATTCTGTGGCCTTGGCACTTGGCTCCACAGAGTGTGTGCTTCTTGCTGTCATGGCTGTTGACCGTTATGTTGCCGTCTGCTGGCCCTTGCGCTATGCTACAATTATGCACCAACAGATCTGCCACCTTTTTGCAGCCATATCCTGGTTTTCAGGGTTTGCCAACTCTCTCTTCCAGTCTTCACTGGCCATTGTTCTGCCTCTGTGTGGCCACCGCTGGGTGGACCATTTCCTTTGTGAAGTCCTGGTCATCATCAAGCTGTCCTGTGTGGACACTGGTCCAATCGAATCAAAGATGTTCATTGCTCGCTTGATCATTCTTGTCGTTCCAGTCTCCATCATCCTTACCTCCTATGCCTGCATTGCCAGGGCTGTGGTGAAGATGCGGTCTGCTGAAGGGCAACAGAAGGCCTTTGGGACTTGTGCATCCCACCTGATGGTGGTCTCGCTGTTCTATGGAACTATTATGTTCATGTATCTACAGCCTAAGAGTAACTACTCTCAGAATCAGGGAAAGGTCCTTGCCCTCTTTTATACTGTTGTTGCCCCCACCTTGAATCCACTAATCTATACGCTGAGGAACAAAGACGTAAAGAGGGCAATTAGAAAAGTGATATGGAGGGATTCAGTTTAA